The genomic DNA CAGGGGGTTGTTATCGGCGAGCGAGTATTGGCCCAGTTGCCTGCCAGCCTTTGTTCAGGGGAGGATCTAACAGAAAATAATCGGGTGATTTTTCAAGGTAATATGACGGTACCAAGCGACGGGGTAGTGGCTTGGCGTACATCACAAACAACCCGCCCCGCTCAAAACTCAGCGGGCATCAAAGAGATTACTCAAGAGATCACCCCTCAGGATATTGGAGAAGATCTCACGATCCGGGGGATGCAAGGTGTTGGGTTAGGCAGCCGTTCAACATCCGGTCTTCGACTTAACATGAAGGGGCTGCGGTGATGAAATGGCCCGGTTTATGGGTGGTGGCCGCTTGCCTGTTGGCGACATGGTCGGTGTCTGCACAACAGGTAACTCCAGTGGTTGCGGGCAGCAGTGCTCTACTTTATCAGGTTCAGGACCCACAAATTCAGGCGGCCACGCTGTTCTACCGTACCGAGGGGAGTCAGCAATTTATGCGTCAGCCACTGCACTACCAGGATGGGCAGTGGTCGATCACCTTTCGTGGCAAACAGTTGCGAGCGCCGGGTGTGGAGTATTACATCCAGTTTAAGATGAAGGATGGCTCCAGTAAAACAGAGCCCGCGCAATACCCGCGCTACAACCCGCTGCGCCTGCCTGTGGTACCCCGAGGCCAAATAGCGATCAACTTAAACAACCGTGAAATCACGCCCGATCAACCGCAGATTCTATTCCAGATCACTGGCACTATTGATGAACTGAGCCGCTTCTATATTGATGATATTGATGTGACCGATATTGTGCAGCGCGACGGTGATCAGTGGATATTGAGCAACGATTCGCAGCTCTTTTCCGGTGAGTCACGCTTGCAGGTCATCTCTGCTGAAGGCCGCGTACTCGCCACACAGCCACTGCACTTTGTTGATGCACCATCACCACAGCAAGTCATTGAACGCGAGCTGGTATTGCGCGGTAACGCGAGCTTTAGTTTGGGTGGGCAGCGGGATTCATCGCAAAACGATCAAGGTCCTCTGGCATTAAGCGGTAATCTGCATGCAGAGAGCGAGTATCAGGAAGGAGATTTCAAGTCACACTTCTCCGGTGTCAATATCAATTATCAACGGGGAGCTGATCCTGCGTTTAACCTCTCTTCCGGTTTTCTCTTTACCAATACCTACCGTAACCATACCTTGCAATTTGGTGATGTCAGTATCAGCGGCACGCCGTTGGTTTTGTCGGGTTTCTCACGTCGTGGCCTACTACTAAAGAGTGAAAATGATCGCTGGTCGGGTTCAATATTTAATGTCAGAACATCGGCTATTGAAGGTTGGGAGTCGGGGGTGTCACTCGACAATCGCCAAACCTATGGTATCTCGGGAGAGCAACAACTGGGCAAACAGGGGCACTCTTCGATTCAATGGGTGCTGGTCAGCGGTGCTTTGCAACAGCCCGAGTCAGTAGGCGTTACCACCACTGAAAAACAGCCTCATACGGGAGATACCGTGGGTGTGCTACTCAACACCCGACTGGGCGAGACGAAAATTGCAGCACAAATTGCAGCAAGTCGCTTCGATGCGGATACCCGTGATGCCGTTGCGGCACAAAAAGATAATGCCTACCAGTTGACGATGAGCCGAGACATTTACGGGCTGGCATCGTCACTGGGCCTGCACCGTTACGGTGCTGATTACGCTACGATTGCTCAGCCAAATTTCTCCAATGACCGGCAGGGGCTAGACCTCTCTTTGGACGGCCAATATCAGATGATCGGTTGGTCCAGCTCACTCGCCACCACTCAGGATAATATCGAAAAGGATCTGAGTCGTCCCATTGTCACATCCAGAAATGCGGGTTTGAATCTGGATTTCATTGTTGAAGATTGGCCCGCACTTAATACCGGTTTGAGCGTGAGTGAGCAGCGCTCCCATAATGAACCGGCCATTGATCAACGAATTAACAACCGGGGAGAAAATTTAACTGTGGGGCTATCAGACACTATCGGCTCACTCAACCTCTCCTGGAACAGTTCAATAGGACGACTCAAGAGTCGGTTGGATGCCCGTAAAGATAGCAACACCCGCAATCACGCATTAAACCTGGGCTACAGTGCCGAGGTGGTGCAGTTGAGCCTGAATATTGCTCAAAACAGCAGCCAGACTCAGGTTACCCAGTTATCAGACCTATTTAATCTCTCGGCTGATTTCCCACTCTTTGCTGAAAAAATCATGCTGAACAGTCAGTTCTCTTTTCAGCGCAATAGCGCCAGCGATGGCTCACAAAATAATAAAACCTTTGGCGGCAGTGCCCGTATCGCTTGGTCAATTCAGGATATGTTCAGCGCAGTCACCGCCTCTTGGGCAGATGCACAGTTTGCATTGAGTTGGCGTTATAACCGCCGCAGCGACCGCCTTGACCCGGCAAGTGACCTCACCGATCAGCGCCTCTTGCTGGAATTCAGCATGGGCGCGCCCGTTAACTTTGAACAGCGTTGGAAGTTTTAACTATGAAACAATTTTTATGGCAGCTTAAACGACTGGTTATGACCGCCTTTTTCATTACGCTATCAGCCTGCTCTTTTCCCGATAATGGCGAGGATGAGAGCCATGCCGATGATGGCATGGCCACTGTGCAGGTCACCATCCCCGGTCTAGTGTCGAGCACTCAAGGTTCATTCAAAGCAGCTTCATTCTCTGCGGTTCCGGAAGAGGTTACCTCGCTGCTGATTGAGGTGTTCAACTCGCAGCAGCATCTGCTGGCATCAGCCGATGTTATCAGCACCAGTGGTCGTGCCACACTGACCATTGCAGCAGGTAATAACTACACCATTCGTGGTAGCGCAAGGGCAGGAAGTGAGCTGTTGTTTCGTGGCGAGACAACCGTGGCAACCATTGCCGTTGGTAGCCGAACAGCGGTGAGCTTGACACTCAACGATCAAGTCACACTATCGGTCACCCCTCCTCAAGATATCCCTGTTGCAGCTGCGGCAGTTGATTTCAGTTTTAACCTGGCTGGCTTAGCCAACACCACCCTCAACTGGTATATCAATGGTGCGCTCGGCGGCTCAGCAACGGTGGGTTCTATCACCGCAATGGGCCGCTACACTCCCCCGGCCACACGACCGGCCAACCCCTTGATAACCGTCCGGGTCGAGCCACAGGTATCCCCCTCTTTTGCACAGACATTCACCTTTAATCTGCTGCCAGCGGCCAATATTCCACCCATTGCCAATGCGGGGGGAGATCGGGCCATCAGCAGTGGCAATACGCTCACCTTGAGCGCAGCCGATAGCCTTGATCCAGATGGTACGATTATCAGCTACCTCTGGGAGCTGGCCTCGGAAGATCTCTACCCTCAGTTGGCAAACGCCAATAGTGAGCGTGCCTTAGTAACCGCACCGCCCACTCAATATGGCGGTGTTGCCATCTACCAGCTAACCGTCACCGATAATCAAGGGGCAACAGGCCGTGATACGGTGACCATTACCATTAATGGTTTTGACCAACCGCTACAGGCCGATGCCGGTGCAGATCAGGTGGTTATTGAAAATACCCAGGTCACGCTAGACGGCTCCGGTAGCCATGACCCCGACAATATCATCAGCCACTATTTATGGGAGGAGCTCAGCAACGGTGGCCTGTTGCTTTCTGATAGTAGCGCGCAACGCCCAACCTTCACCGCACCCAGTGCCGTAAGCAGTAGTGAGTATCAATTTCGCCTAACGGTCACCAATGACCGGGGAGATCAGGCACAGGATAGCGTCACCATCACTGTCAATAACAGCCAGCCACCCGGCAAACTCTTTTTTGCCGCATCCACAAACAACTCTGACTACTACCTGTGGGTTACCGATGGCACCCCTGACGGAACACAACAGGCGGCAGCTGTGAGCGTTTTTAATAGGGATTTTTATCAATACAAAACCATCGCCGGTTCACTCTTTTTTCAAAGCCGTGACATGATCAATGGTCGTGAACTGTGGCGCTCGGATGGCACCCCTGGCGGTACGGTGATGCTCCCTTCTGCGGCCGATGCCAATTATGTTGGGCAAGGGGCTTTAGCCTCGGCTAACCCAAGCGCATTCAACGCACTGGGTGATCGGCTAATATATGCCGCCAGCACCTCTTTTGATGGCACCTTTAACTACCGGCAAATGCTCTCGCTAGATACCGGTGATAACAGCCTGATTACGGTCTTTAATGAGTCACCCGGCAGCTACTATCTAAACGATGTGGGTACCCTGAGTGGCCATAGCTACTTTTTCAGCCGAACATTCACCCCAACCAGCACCACCACACTCTATAAAACCGATGGTATTAACCCCGCCCTTGCACTGAAAACAGTGCAAGGGTACACCGACATAAAAGACTTTGTTGAGCTTAACGGTGAGCTCTACTTCTCCTCTTCTGAGAATGGCCTTTATAACCTGTGGAAAACCGATGGCAGTAGCGCCAACACCGTAAAGTTGCATGACTTCTCTGGAGGCGTTGGCTCACTCACCCCCAATGTTTCAAGCGGACAGAAAAATATGATCACTTTCAATAACAGGCTCTATTTTCTGGCTCACAACGACGGCATAAACAAAGAGCTGTGGGTAAGTGATGGCACCACGACGGGCACCACTCTGCTAAAAGAGCTGGATGCACCGGCCACCGGTTTTACAACCCCCTCCTTGCATGTGGTGAATAACCAACTGCTATTTCTGAGCGCTGGGCCTGATGCGGCCTTAGACGGTTTGTGGGTAAGTGATGGAACAACAGCGGGCACCCAACAGATTGCTAACCTGCAAGTGAGCAGCGATCTGGACTACTACGCGGGATCTGAAACCGGTATCGCACATTTTGTCGCCTCACTGGGGTTGCTCTTTTTCAGTGCCGATGATGGCGTTAACGGTAACGAGCTCTGGGTGAGTGATGGCACGGCCGCAGGCACTCGTCTGGTAAAAGATATTTACCCTGGCGCACTCCCCAGCAAACCGGCGATGTTTCAATCCGGCGAAGGGTATCTGCTTTTCATTGCAGTGGATGAGAGTGGCCGCGCCAAGTTGTGGCGAAGTGACGGAAGTGACGCGGGCACCGTCATCATAAAAGATATCGACCCCAGTGGGGTTGAGCACTTCTCTTTCTTTGTGTCTGCGGGGTAAATATAGTTAGCGCTATCGCGGCTAAAAAAATTTCACACTCATCTTTTTTCGTTATGCTGGTCGTATGGAAGAAAAAATTTTTGAGGCGCGCATTAAGCTATTGCTGCGGCAATGGCCGATCATCTGGGTAGGTAATCTGCTGGTACAGGCCATCTGCGCAATCGTTTTGTGGGAGAGCCAATCGCATCTGACCATTCTGCTGTGGTGTGGGGTCAATGTTTTGCTATTTGGCTGGCGCTTGCTCATGCGCCAACAGTTTCCGGCAGCCATTAAGGCGGGGCATCACGCAATAACCCGTTGGGCACACCAGTACGCTTTCTCCGGCTTAATTTGCGGGCTGGTTTGGGGCGCGGGTGCCTGGCTGTTTTTTGACCCTCAACATACTGAACTAACGATATTTTTGCTGGTGGTCATGATCGGTATCTGCGCGGGCAGTCTGCCGGCACTCTCCTGTTATAGTCCTGCCTATATCACCTTTACCAGCGGTGTTTTGATCCCGCTTGCGATTAAATTATGGTCGCTGGATTGGGCATATTCCCACTCACTCTCCGTACTGACGTTGATCTTTTTTGCCGTTAACATTTTCTACAGCCGCAACCTGGATCGCACCATCAGTAGCTCGATCACCGCAGACCTGGCCAACCAGAAGTTACTTAATGAAGTTGGGCGTGCCCGAGATGTCGCCGAACAGGCCAATCGCTCCAAGTCGACCTTTTTGGCCGCAGCCAGCCATGACCTGCGCCAGCCACTGCACGCCATGGGGCTGTTTATGGAGTCACTCAGTAATCAGTTAACAAAGAGCAGTCAGCATCAACTTTTTAAGCATATCCGTACCGCCCACAGCGCCATGGAGCAGATGTTTGAGGCACTGCTAGAGATCTCACGCCTTGAGACCGGGGGTATAAAACCGGTACTCACACACTTCCAGTTGCGCCCAATTATCGACGACCTGGTAACCAGCGTCTCAGAGCAGGCCCACCAAAAAGGGGTCAGTATCAAAGTACATCATTGTGATGCGGTGGTTTACACCGACTCTGTGCTGCTCGGCACCATTCTGCGCAACCTGCTGACCAATGCGGTTAAATACACTGAACAGGGCAGTATCGAAATCTCTGGCCAGATAGAGGCGGGCTGTATCCGGCTGGCGGTAAAAGATTCCGGCCTTGGCATTCCTGCCGATAAACACCAGTTGATATTCTCCGAATACCATCAGCTGGCTAACCCAGAGCGTGACCGTGAGAAGGGGCTTGGGTTAGGGCTGGCAGTGGTTAAACGAACCGCAGCACTGCTTAAATTACCGATGGATCTGGACTCTACCCTCGGTGTGGGATCAGAGTTCAGTCTGAAAATACCACTGGGTGAGCGCACGCGAATCCCCGCCGTAACAAATAATTTTCAAGAACATAACCTGAAAGGTCAGCACCTACTACTGATCGACGATGATGCCAACATTCGCAAAGGAACCAAGGGGGTGTTGAATCAGTGGGGCTGCGTCGTCACGTGCGCTGAATCTGCTCAACAAGCCTTGTTAGAGCTAAAAAAGCGGCAGCGCCCCCCTGACTTGATAATCAGTGACTACCGCCTGCAACACGGTGTAACCGGCCTTGAAGCGATTGCTACCATCCGTGAAGCAATCGATCCCGAACTGCCCGCTCTGCTGATTACCGGTGACACCGACCCGGCACTGCGTGAGCAACTGGTGAGTGCGGGCTACTACGTGCTAAGCAAGCCGATTAAACCCAGCCAGCTGAAAAATGTGGTGGCGGGCCTACTGAGTTAGGAGGTTGAGGCTGTTGTCAGTCTTGATTTAACCCCTTCTGCGATATTTCACAAGCGTGGTATGAGCACTATAGTATCTGCACCAGCCTATCCTGGGGTGTGGTATTGTGGGTGACTAACACCCGTCAAAAAATCAAAAACAAAGAACAGTGCTGTGCAAAAAAATCATGATAAAAGTATATTAATCACCGGCTGCTCCAGCGGGATCGGCCTTGTTGCCGCCCAAACACTGCACCAAAGAGGTTACAAAGTCTTCGCCAGTGTCCGCCAAAAAAAAGATATTCCGCTACTCGAAAACAGTGGAATACGCTGCTTGCACCTTGACCTTGATGACTCTGAGTCGATCAAACAGGCGTTAAAACAACTGCTACAAGAGAGCGGTGGCACGCTGTATGCGCTTTTTAGCAATGGTGCCTACGGTCAACCCGGGGCCGTTGAAGACCTCAGCCGCAACACCTTGCGACAACAATTTGAAACCAATCTGTTTGGCACCCATGAGCTCACTTGCCGCGTGGTTAAAGTCATGCGTCGTCAGGGGTATGGTCGCATTATTCAAAACAGTTCGGTGCTCGGCTTTGCGTCATTCCCCTTCAGAGGAGCCTACAACGCCAGTAAACATGCTTTGGAAGGGTTAACCGATACGCTGCGTATGGAGTTAAACGGGAGCGGGATACAGGTCTCACTCATTGAGCCTGGGCCGATTAAAAGCCAGTTTAGAAAAAATGCCCACGCCGCCTTCAGAGATAATATTGTTGTTGAGCAGAGTTATTTCAAATCCTACTACCGCTCGGTGGAGCGCCGTTTGGCCCAACATGACGATAAAGGCATGTTTACGCTCAGTGAAGAGGCGGTGGTTAAAAAACTGCTGCACGCGCTGGAGAGCAAACGGGCAAAGCCGCGCTACTACGTCACCTTTCCTACCTACCTGTTTGGCTACCTCAAGCGCTTGCTCTCCACTCGCATTTTGGATCGCATTTTACTCGCGGCCTCAAAAGGTGAAAACAGATAGATCCCCTCTCCTGCAACTAAAG from Gammaproteobacteria bacterium includes the following:
- a CDS encoding PKD domain-containing protein, producing MKQFLWQLKRLVMTAFFITLSACSFPDNGEDESHADDGMATVQVTIPGLVSSTQGSFKAASFSAVPEEVTSLLIEVFNSQQHLLASADVISTSGRATLTIAAGNNYTIRGSARAGSELLFRGETTVATIAVGSRTAVSLTLNDQVTLSVTPPQDIPVAAAAVDFSFNLAGLANTTLNWYINGALGGSATVGSITAMGRYTPPATRPANPLITVRVEPQVSPSFAQTFTFNLLPAANIPPIANAGGDRAISSGNTLTLSAADSLDPDGTIISYLWELASEDLYPQLANANSERALVTAPPTQYGGVAIYQLTVTDNQGATGRDTVTITINGFDQPLQADAGADQVVIENTQVTLDGSGSHDPDNIISHYLWEELSNGGLLLSDSSAQRPTFTAPSAVSSSEYQFRLTVTNDRGDQAQDSVTITVNNSQPPGKLFFAASTNNSDYYLWVTDGTPDGTQQAAAVSVFNRDFYQYKTIAGSLFFQSRDMINGRELWRSDGTPGGTVMLPSAADANYVGQGALASANPSAFNALGDRLIYAASTSFDGTFNYRQMLSLDTGDNSLITVFNESPGSYYLNDVGTLSGHSYFFSRTFTPTSTTTLYKTDGINPALALKTVQGYTDIKDFVELNGELYFSSSENGLYNLWKTDGSSANTVKLHDFSGGVGSLTPNVSSGQKNMITFNNRLYFLAHNDGINKELWVSDGTTTGTTLLKELDAPATGFTTPSLHVVNNQLLFLSAGPDAALDGLWVSDGTTAGTQQIANLQVSSDLDYYAGSETGIAHFVASLGLLFFSADDGVNGNELWVSDGTAAGTRLVKDIYPGALPSKPAMFQSGEGYLLFIAVDESGRAKLWRSDGSDAGTVIIKDIDPSGVEHFSFFVSAG
- a CDS encoding hybrid sensor histidine kinase/response regulator, encoding MEEKIFEARIKLLLRQWPIIWVGNLLVQAICAIVLWESQSHLTILLWCGVNVLLFGWRLLMRQQFPAAIKAGHHAITRWAHQYAFSGLICGLVWGAGAWLFFDPQHTELTIFLLVVMIGICAGSLPALSCYSPAYITFTSGVLIPLAIKLWSLDWAYSHSLSVLTLIFFAVNIFYSRNLDRTISSSITADLANQKLLNEVGRARDVAEQANRSKSTFLAAASHDLRQPLHAMGLFMESLSNQLTKSSQHQLFKHIRTAHSAMEQMFEALLEISRLETGGIKPVLTHFQLRPIIDDLVTSVSEQAHQKGVSIKVHHCDAVVYTDSVLLGTILRNLLTNAVKYTEQGSIEISGQIEAGCIRLAVKDSGLGIPADKHQLIFSEYHQLANPERDREKGLGLGLAVVKRTAALLKLPMDLDSTLGVGSEFSLKIPLGERTRIPAVTNNFQEHNLKGQHLLLIDDDANIRKGTKGVLNQWGCVVTCAESAQQALLELKKRQRPPDLIISDYRLQHGVTGLEAIATIREAIDPELPALLITGDTDPALREQLVSAGYYVLSKPIKPSQLKNVVAGLLS
- a CDS encoding SDR family NAD(P)-dependent oxidoreductase, producing MQKNHDKSILITGCSSGIGLVAAQTLHQRGYKVFASVRQKKDIPLLENSGIRCLHLDLDDSESIKQALKQLLQESGGTLYALFSNGAYGQPGAVEDLSRNTLRQQFETNLFGTHELTCRVVKVMRRQGYGRIIQNSSVLGFASFPFRGAYNASKHALEGLTDTLRMELNGSGIQVSLIEPGPIKSQFRKNAHAAFRDNIVVEQSYFKSYYRSVERRLAQHDDKGMFTLSEEAVVKKLLHALESKRAKPRYYVTFPTYLFGYLKRLLSTRILDRILLAASKGENR